The following is a genomic window from Amycolatopsis acidiphila.
CAACCCCCTGCTGTGCGAGGAGGACGGTCCCGTGTACCAGCTGCGCCGCTGGTACGACCAGTTCTACGTGGACGTCGAAGAGGTCACCGACGACATGACGCGCCGCTTCGAGTTCGAGGTGGACACCACCACGGCGAACGAGGTCTGGGCGCGGGAGGTGGCCGAAAACCTGGCGCGGCAACAGCAGGAGGTGACGACGTGACGACCACCGAGCGCGCGGAGTTCCTCGCCGGCGGCCTGCGCCCGCACGAGTGCGCGGCCTGCGGAACCTGCGTGCTGGTCAAGAAGAACAGCTGGAAGCACACCAGCATCCAGTGGACCACGGACGCGGCGAGCAGCTGTCCGGTCTTCGCGGACCAGGTCGCGGCCGGCGAGAGCACGGCGTTGCTCGACACGTGCGAGAAGCTGACGGTGAGCATCGCGGAATCGGTGCGGGAGGGCGAGTTCGGGGTTCTGGATGCCTGAGATCCACACGCTCACCGTCGCCGAGGTGGTCACCGAAACCCCGGACGCGCACTCGGTGGTGTTCGAGCTGACACCGGAGCAGGCGGAGGCTTTCCGTTACCGGCCAGGGCAATTCCTCACGTTGAAGGTAGGCACGGCCGCACGGTGCTACTCCCTTTCGAGCGCACCCCACGAGGGTTCGCGGCTCAAGGTGACGGTGAAGCGCACGGACGGCGGGTATGGTTCGAATTGGATTTGCGACAACATCCGCGCCGGGGCTAGAGTCGAGGTGCTCGCCCCCGCGGGGGTCTTCACGCCGAAGGACCTCGACGAGAACCTGCTGCTGTTCGCCGGCGGCAGCGGGATCACGCCGGTCATGTCGATCCTCAAAACCGCGCTGCGGCAGGGAAACGGCCGGATCACTCTGCTCTACGCCAACCGCGACGAGCGGTCGGTGATCTTCGCCGGGGAACTGGCCGCGCTGTCCCGGGAGTTCGCCGGGAGGCTGACGGTTCTCCACTGGCTGGAGAGCGTGCAGGGGCTGCCGACGGTCGAACAGTTGCGAACGCTCGCGCAACCGTTCGCCGAGTTCGAGGCATTCCTCTGTGGACCGGCACCGTTCATGGCGGCCGCGAAGCAGGCGCTCAAGGACTTCGGGCTGCCGAAGAACCGGATCCACCTGGAGAAGTTCGTCTCGCTCGGCGGTGACCCGTTCGCCACCCAGGCCCCCGCGCCCGAGAGCGGCGAGACGACCGCGCTGCGGGTCGACCTCGACGGCACGCAGCACGAGTTCACCTGGCCTCGCCAGCGGAAGCTGCTCGACTTCCTGCTGGACAAGGGCTTGGACGCGCCGTACTCCTGCCGCGAGGGCCAGTGCAGCGCGTGCGCCTGCCGGATCGTCTCCGGCGAGGTGAAGATGCTTGACAACGAAATATTGGACTCCGAGGACATCGCCGACGGCATCGTGCTCGCCTGCCAGTCGGTGCCGCTGACCGACGCGGTGTCGGTCACCTACGAGTAGGAGTGCCGCGTGCCCATCGACCCCGAGCTCGCCATCGGCGCCGACCTGGGTGAGCAGACCTTCGCCTGGACCTCGTCCGACGTGCTGCTCTACCACCTCGCGCTGGGCGCGGGCGCGAACCCGACGGACCCGGCAGAGCTGCGCTACGCCTACGAGCGGGACCTGCGGGTGCTGCCGACGTTCGCCACCGTCGCGCAGAACCTGCACACGGTCGACGCGCCGTCCGTGAAGATGCCGGGTATCGACATCGATCTCGCTCAGGTGGTGCACGGGACACAGGCCATCAGCGTGCACCGGCCGATCCCGGTCGAGGGCAAGGCGGTCGCGCGAACACGCATCGTCGACGTCCAGGACAAGGGCAAGGCGGCGGTGATCCTGAACGAGACCACCGTTC
Proteins encoded in this region:
- a CDS encoding ferredoxin--NADP reductase; this translates as MPEIHTLTVAEVVTETPDAHSVVFELTPEQAEAFRYRPGQFLTLKVGTAARCYSLSSAPHEGSRLKVTVKRTDGGYGSNWICDNIRAGARVEVLAPAGVFTPKDLDENLLLFAGGSGITPVMSILKTALRQGNGRITLLYANRDERSVIFAGELAALSREFAGRLTVLHWLESVQGLPTVEQLRTLAQPFAEFEAFLCGPAPFMAAAKQALKDFGLPKNRIHLEKFVSLGGDPFATQAPAPESGETTALRVDLDGTQHEFTWPRQRKLLDFLLDKGLDAPYSCREGQCSACACRIVSGEVKMLDNEILDSEDIADGIVLACQSVPLTDAVSVTYE